Proteins encoded by one window of Haladaptatus sp. ZSTT2:
- the capA gene encoding caprolactamase subunit alpha codes for MYRLGIDSGGTFTDFVLAGDGTLNVYKTPSTPDDPSRAVMDGIELIADDLDTDVSGLLESINIIIHGTTVATNALIEHTGAKTGLICTAGHEDSLEIRLGHKEDGHRYDTAYPMAEMLVPRHLRMPVRGRMLSGGEEHEPLNEDDVYAAIEHFREEDVDAVAVSLVWSFENPAHEERVREILAEELPDVYTSLSVDVLPQIREYTRTSTTVVNAYVKPTLDQYVARVDEYLEDHGFTGQIRYIQANGGIASSELLRERPAYAINSGPAGGPAAGLHLGKQFGSSDVITIDMGGTSFDVSLTKDGATEIRKDFDLMRYRMGLPMLQVETIGAGGGSIAALNRGVLEVGPESAGAEPGPACYDRGGTKPAVTDALVVLGYLNQTELLGGRMQIDADASRKAIADHIADDSQLDVETAAAGILEIVNKRMVAGIRQVSIEKGHDPRDFTMVCGGGAGPAHATGLADELGIKRVLVPKTASVLCAYGEVVSNYRHNHLASYPSAIGDIDPANLEAQFTQLEADATAQLQSEGIDDDDIRLERVFEMRYQNQIKECEVSMPAEQITDEWLASLRDAFDRRHEELYTYAEPETPVDLINIESIAHGHITPPDITGDIPEGTPLEDAQVATRDAIFEGETDAAPVPVYDGEVIPVDGTLSGPAIIEEPTTTIVVNPEWTARLDAAGVYELTKAE; via the coding sequence ATGTACCGACTCGGTATCGACAGCGGCGGGACGTTCACGGACTTCGTCCTCGCGGGCGACGGCACGCTGAACGTCTACAAGACGCCCTCGACGCCCGACGACCCCTCGCGCGCGGTGATGGACGGCATCGAACTGATTGCAGACGACCTCGACACCGACGTGTCGGGGCTGCTCGAATCTATCAACATCATCATCCACGGGACGACCGTTGCGACCAACGCGCTCATCGAGCACACCGGCGCGAAAACCGGCCTCATCTGTACGGCGGGCCACGAGGATTCGCTCGAAATCCGCCTCGGCCACAAAGAGGACGGCCACCGCTACGACACGGCCTACCCGATGGCCGAAATGCTCGTCCCACGCCATCTCCGGATGCCCGTCCGCGGGCGCATGCTCTCTGGCGGCGAGGAACACGAACCGCTGAACGAAGACGACGTGTACGCGGCAATCGAACACTTCCGCGAGGAAGACGTAGACGCCGTCGCCGTCTCGCTCGTCTGGTCGTTCGAAAACCCCGCTCACGAAGAGCGGGTGCGCGAGATTCTCGCAGAGGAACTCCCCGACGTGTACACCTCGCTTTCAGTGGATGTCCTCCCGCAAATCAGAGAGTACACCCGAACGAGTACGACCGTCGTGAACGCCTACGTGAAGCCAACGCTCGACCAGTATGTCGCACGCGTCGACGAGTACCTTGAGGACCACGGCTTCACCGGCCAGATTCGCTACATCCAGGCGAACGGCGGCATCGCGAGCAGCGAACTGCTCCGCGAGCGTCCGGCCTACGCCATCAACTCCGGGCCAGCGGGCGGGCCTGCGGCGGGGCTTCACCTCGGCAAGCAGTTTGGCTCCTCTGACGTCATCACCATCGACATGGGGGGGACGAGTTTCGACGTGAGCCTGACCAAAGACGGCGCGACGGAGATTCGCAAGGACTTCGACCTCATGCGCTATCGGATGGGGCTCCCGATGCTCCAAGTCGAGACTATCGGTGCGGGCGGCGGCTCGATTGCGGCGCTGAATCGCGGCGTCCTTGAAGTCGGTCCGGAGAGTGCGGGCGCAGAACCCGGCCCGGCGTGTTACGACCGGGGTGGCACGAAGCCCGCCGTCACCGACGCGCTCGTCGTCCTTGGCTATCTCAACCAAACCGAATTGCTCGGCGGGCGAATGCAGATCGACGCCGACGCCTCTCGGAAGGCCATCGCAGACCACATCGCAGATGATTCGCAGTTAGACGTGGAAACGGCCGCCGCGGGCATCCTCGAAATCGTCAACAAGCGCATGGTCGCGGGCATCCGGCAGGTGAGCATCGAGAAGGGCCACGACCCACGGGACTTCACGATGGTGTGTGGCGGCGGCGCAGGCCCCGCCCACGCGACCGGACTCGCAGACGAACTCGGCATCAAGCGCGTGCTCGTCCCGAAGACGGCGAGCGTGCTCTGTGCCTACGGTGAGGTCGTCTCAAACTACCGGCACAACCACCTCGCGTCCTACCCCTCGGCCATCGGTGACATCGACCCAGCCAACCTCGAAGCACAGTTTACGCAACTCGAAGCAGACGCAACCGCACAGCTCCAGTCTGAGGGCATTGACGATGACGACATTCGTCTGGAGCGTGTCTTCGAGATGCGCTATCAGAACCAAATCAAAGAGTGTGAGGTGTCGATGCCAGCCGAACAGATTACAGACGAGTGGCTCGCCTCGCTCAGAGACGCCTTCGACCGTCGCCACGAGGAGCTGTACACCTACGCAGAGCCGGAGACGCCGGTCGACCTCATCAACATCGAGTCCATCGCCCACGGGCACATCACGCCGCCGGACATCACGGGCGACATCCCCGAGGGAACGCCGCTCGAAGACGCACAGGTCGCGACGCGCGACGCCATCTTCGAAGGCGAGACCGACGCCGCGCCAGTGCCCGTCTACGACGGCGAGGTAATCCCCGTCGATGGCACGCTCTCCGGTCCGGCCATCAT
- a CDS encoding acyl-CoA dehydrogenase family protein has protein sequence MVDIPTDTVELSEQQRLVRDSIRDICSEFDDEYWRAKDANNEYPQAFVDELAAGGWFGILIPEEYGGVGMGTPETVVMMEEIAASGGGFAAAQAIHGGIYNSVPLVKYGSEAMKTDLLPKVAAGEKAIQSLGLTEPNAGSDSTSIETTAEKKGDEYVINGQKIWISRVDASDYLVVVARTTPKAEVEKRTRGISLFLVDIAEAKAAGQLEMKEIDKTASNAVHAFELWFEGLRVPAENLIGEEDKGFYHLLDGLNEERLVIAAECLGLGELAIDRGVSYARERVVFDRPIGSNQAIQHPLAEAYARVQAAKQLTYSAANIAEKASGREIGAQANMAKFLAADAAFEAADAAVQCHGGFGVAREYNVERYFREARLTRLVPITQELVLNYVGTKVLGLPRSY, from the coding sequence ATGGTGGACATTCCGACCGATACGGTCGAGTTATCGGAGCAACAGCGATTGGTACGAGACAGCATACGCGACATCTGCAGCGAGTTCGACGACGAGTACTGGCGTGCAAAAGACGCGAACAACGAGTACCCACAGGCGTTCGTCGACGAGCTAGCTGCGGGCGGTTGGTTCGGCATTCTCATCCCCGAGGAGTACGGCGGCGTCGGGATGGGGACACCGGAAACCGTGGTTATGATGGAGGAGATTGCCGCGAGCGGCGGCGGATTTGCCGCAGCACAGGCCATCCACGGCGGTATTTACAACAGCGTCCCGCTCGTGAAATACGGCAGCGAGGCGATGAAAACCGACCTCTTACCCAAAGTCGCCGCGGGTGAGAAGGCCATTCAATCACTCGGGTTGACGGAGCCAAACGCTGGGTCTGATTCGACCTCTATCGAGACGACGGCCGAAAAAAAGGGAGACGAGTACGTCATCAACGGCCAGAAAATCTGGATTTCTCGCGTCGATGCGAGCGACTACCTCGTCGTCGTCGCCCGGACGACGCCGAAAGCCGAGGTTGAAAAACGCACACGCGGCATCTCGCTGTTTCTTGTCGACATCGCGGAGGCAAAAGCAGCGGGGCAGTTAGAGATGAAAGAAATCGACAAAACTGCGAGCAACGCCGTCCACGCTTTCGAACTCTGGTTCGAGGGGCTTCGCGTTCCGGCGGAGAACCTCATCGGGGAGGAAGACAAGGGCTTCTATCACCTTTTAGACGGCTTGAACGAAGAGCGGCTGGTCATCGCCGCAGAGTGTCTCGGGCTTGGCGAGCTCGCAATCGACCGCGGCGTTTCCTACGCTCGCGAACGTGTGGTGTTCGACCGGCCAATCGGCTCGAATCAAGCGATTCAACACCCGCTCGCAGAAGCCTACGCGCGCGTCCAGGCGGCCAAACAGTTGACCTACAGCGCCGCAAACATCGCGGAGAAGGCCTCGGGCCGAGAAATCGGTGCACAGGCGAACATGGCGAAGTTCCTCGCCGCAGATGCCGCATTCGAGGCCGCCGACGCGGCGGTACAGTGTCACGGCGGCTTTGGCGTCGCCCGCGAGTACAACGTCGAACGCTACTTCCGGGAAGCCAGACTGACCCGCCTCGTCCCGATTACCCAAGAACTCGTCCTCAACTATGTTGGGACGAAAGTGCTCGGGTTGCCACGTTCGTACTGA
- a CDS encoding acetyl-CoA hydrolase/transferase C-terminal domain-containing protein, with amino-acid sequence MTRNLQRKTGQLPSGSPAEAAASIGDDATVVVSGFGRAGYPKAVPLALAESSRDLSLTLISGGSVGDEIDTALVEAGAIARRFPYQATASARAAVNDGTIAFHDRHISKLGDEVLLGHFGDPDVAIVEAVAVGEDWFIPTTSIGHTLSYVRSAKKLIVELNHAQPLSLAALHDVYERELPPNREPIPIDGPGDRIGAAKISFDPGKLDFVVETDRPDKPYQFRAPNDVDRDIAANLAGFLETEIEVNPLYESDVNLQFGVGSLGNALMASFKSFDFGERTVSYFGEVIQDGLLDMIDEDSLASASAASLALSADGQKRLFEDIDRYAKSVIVRNADISNSPTLIDRFGVIGVNSALEVDIFGNANSTHLGGRHMINGIGGSGDFSRNSTLAVIALSSTAKDGAISRIVPAVPHVDHTEHDLSVIVTEQGVADLRGLSPRERAAALIENCAHPDYRDALREYLTQATADGGHIPLDTETAFDWTG; translated from the coding sequence ATGACACGCAATCTACAACGCAAGACGGGACAGCTACCGAGCGGGTCGCCTGCGGAGGCGGCGGCGAGTATCGGCGATGACGCCACGGTCGTTGTGAGTGGGTTTGGCCGCGCTGGGTATCCGAAAGCGGTCCCCCTCGCCCTTGCAGAGAGCAGCCGTGATCTCTCACTCACCCTGATCAGTGGGGGGAGTGTGGGTGACGAAATCGACACCGCCCTCGTGGAGGCGGGCGCGATTGCCCGCCGGTTTCCGTATCAGGCGACCGCAAGTGCTCGCGCCGCAGTCAACGACGGAACAATTGCCTTTCACGACCGACACATCTCCAAACTCGGGGATGAGGTGTTGTTAGGGCACTTTGGCGACCCGGACGTCGCCATCGTCGAAGCCGTCGCTGTGGGTGAAGACTGGTTCATTCCGACCACCTCCATCGGCCACACGCTCTCTTACGTTCGCAGTGCGAAGAAACTCATCGTCGAACTCAACCACGCCCAGCCCCTCTCTCTGGCAGCGCTTCACGATGTGTACGAACGAGAGTTGCCCCCGAACCGCGAACCCATCCCGATTGACGGCCCCGGCGACCGAATCGGTGCGGCGAAGATTTCGTTCGACCCGGGAAAACTCGACTTCGTTGTTGAGACAGACCGCCCGGACAAACCCTACCAGTTTCGCGCGCCAAACGACGTAGATCGCGACATCGCCGCGAATCTGGCCGGATTCCTCGAAACCGAAATCGAAGTGAATCCCCTGTACGAATCCGACGTAAATCTGCAGTTCGGCGTGGGGAGTCTCGGTAATGCACTCATGGCGTCGTTCAAGAGCTTCGATTTCGGTGAGCGTACCGTCTCGTATTTCGGTGAGGTCATTCAAGACGGCCTGCTCGACATGATCGACGAAGACAGCCTCGCTTCTGCGAGCGCCGCGTCGCTCGCACTGAGTGCCGACGGCCAGAAACGGCTGTTCGAGGACATCGACCGGTACGCGAAGTCGGTCATCGTCAGAAATGCAGATATCTCGAACAGCCCGACGCTCATCGACCGCTTTGGCGTCATCGGCGTCAACAGCGCGCTTGAAGTCGATATCTTCGGCAACGCAAACTCGACGCACCTCGGTGGCCGACACATGATAAACGGTATCGGCGGTAGCGGCGACTTCAGCCGCAACAGCACGCTCGCGGTCATCGCCCTTTCCTCGACGGCGAAAGACGGCGCAATTTCGAGAATCGTCCCCGCCGTCCCTCACGTCGACCACACCGAACACGACCTCTCTGTCATCGTAACAGAACAGGGCGTGGCTGACCTGCGCGGGCTCTCGCCGCGCGAACGCGCAGCAGCACTCATCGAAAACTGCGCACATCCCGACTACCGCGACGCACTCCGTGAGTATCTCACGCAGGCGACGGCCGACGGCGGCCATATTCCGCTCGACACCGAAACGGCATTCGACTGGACGGGCTAA
- a CDS encoding aspartate/glutamate racemase family protein: protein MKIKAINPNTTLEMTENIGRVANRYTADTTEVVAVSPERGPVSIESYYDDYLAVPGLVEEILNDTDEEFDAFIVACWGDPGIEACREVTEKPVVGIAEASMYVANMLGATFSVATILPRAKHFIEAAVKKTGLESQCASVRCTDLTVIETETAREATVEGLLEVSWQAIEEDGAEAICLGCAGMGGLDEALEAELPVPVVDSVGAAAVLAESLVQLGKSTSKVMTYKPPEPKLIKGYGELYQHGD from the coding sequence ATGAAAATCAAAGCAATCAATCCGAACACAACCCTCGAAATGACCGAGAACATCGGTCGGGTCGCAAACCGCTACACTGCAGACACAACCGAAGTCGTCGCCGTCTCGCCCGAGCGCGGGCCAGTGAGCATCGAATCGTACTACGACGACTACCTCGCTGTGCCCGGACTTGTCGAAGAAATTCTGAACGACACGGATGAAGAGTTCGACGCGTTCATCGTCGCTTGCTGGGGCGACCCCGGCATCGAAGCCTGCAGAGAAGTGACCGAAAAGCCGGTCGTCGGCATTGCAGAAGCTTCCATGTACGTCGCGAACATGCTCGGTGCGACGTTCTCGGTGGCGACCATCCTTCCGCGGGCGAAACACTTCATCGAAGCCGCCGTCAAAAAGACCGGCCTCGAATCGCAGTGTGCCTCCGTCCGGTGTACCGACCTCACCGTCATCGAGACCGAGACGGCGCGCGAGGCGACCGTTGAAGGCCTCCTCGAAGTGAGCTGGCAGGCAATCGAAGAAGACGGCGCAGAAGCCATCTGCCTCGGCTGTGCCGGGATGGGTGGCCTAGACGAGGCGCTCGAAGCCGAACTTCCGGTTCCCGTGGTCGATAGCGTCGGCGCGGCCGCCGTGCTCGCAGAGTCGCTCGTGCAACTCGGCAAGTCCACGAGCAAGGTCATGACCTACAAACCGCCCGAGCCGAAACTCATCAAAGGCTACGGCGAGTTGTACCAACACGGCGACTAA
- the rdfA gene encoding rod-determining factor RdfA: MANTNESEDGTRAGRRSKVHRKLTKYGLDDMGEELAALWTATGDDHWSLRDLADRANRAMLKQAMTDAGMQPVDDEVATAYQVLTNDDTSSGDKLRIERRLKRQQVPIDDLTRDFVSYQAVRTYLTKVRGVEYDRDHGDRLERESQNIQKLRGRTETVTQSKLAQLRNTDRLSLGEFRVMVSVRVFCEDCGGQYEVAELLDDGACDCETTD, encoded by the coding sequence ATGGCAAACACGAACGAGTCGGAAGACGGCACGCGAGCAGGTCGGCGGAGTAAGGTTCATCGCAAGCTCACGAAGTACGGACTCGACGACATGGGAGAGGAACTTGCCGCACTGTGGACGGCGACGGGCGACGACCATTGGAGTCTGCGGGATTTAGCAGACCGTGCAAATCGGGCGATGCTCAAGCAAGCGATGACTGACGCGGGAATGCAACCCGTCGATGACGAAGTTGCGACAGCGTATCAGGTCTTGACCAACGACGACACGAGCAGCGGGGATAAACTCCGCATTGAACGCCGCCTCAAGCGCCAACAGGTGCCAATTGACGACCTCACCCGTGATTTCGTCTCGTATCAGGCCGTGCGGACGTATCTCACGAAAGTTCGCGGTGTCGAATATGACCGAGACCATGGCGATCGCCTCGAACGGGAATCACAGAACATCCAAAAGCTCCGTGGGCGCACAGAAACAGTCACCCAGAGTAAACTTGCCCAACTCCGTAACACCGACAGACTCTCGCTGGGTGAGTTTCGCGTGATGGTCAGCGTTCGCGTGTTCTGTGAGGACTGTGGCGGCCAGTACGAAGTCGCAGAACTTTTAGACGACGGTGCTTGTGACTGTGAAACGACCGACTGA
- a CDS encoding MaoC family dehydratase: MTEDSAHARRLVAGWQGRYYEDFEVGDIYKHPYGRTVTETDNIWFTNITMNLNPMHFNEAYASQTEFGEILVDGTFVIALAVGMSVIDISANATANLGYDDIRHHGPVYHGDTLFAESEVLKKRESKSRDHVGMVTVELRAYNQDGDLVLSLERTPMVLKREYAQPSAAKPTGWPDGIGTQPADLEDE, encoded by the coding sequence ATGACAGAGGACAGCGCACACGCACGGCGACTGGTAGCTGGATGGCAGGGACGGTATTACGAAGATTTCGAAGTTGGCGACATCTACAAACACCCCTACGGCCGCACAGTAACGGAGACGGACAACATCTGGTTCACGAACATCACGATGAACCTGAACCCGATGCACTTCAACGAGGCGTACGCCTCACAGACCGAGTTCGGCGAGATTCTCGTAGACGGCACGTTCGTCATCGCACTCGCGGTGGGCATGAGCGTCATCGACATCTCCGCGAACGCGACGGCGAACCTCGGTTACGACGACATCCGGCATCACGGCCCGGTGTACCACGGCGATACCCTGTTCGCAGAGAGCGAAGTGCTCAAAAAACGCGAGAGCAAATCGCGCGACCACGTCGGCATGGTCACCGTCGAACTTCGCGCCTACAATCAGGACGGCGACCTCGTCCTTTCACTCGAACGCACGCCGATGGTGCTCAAACGCGAGTACGCACAGCCAAGCGCCGCGAAGCCGACGGGCTGGCCAGACGGCATCGGCACTCAGCCAGCAGACCTCGAAGACGAGTAA
- a CDS encoding IclR family transcriptional regulator — MPKTPTTTDNIKSVETAFAIMELLAESQQTGVTDIATELELAKSTVHNHLTTLKNLDYVVREGEKYRLSWRFLKLGEEIRDNHPKYRLFQRHTENLASHFEERAQFIVEENGKGVYLFRETGTHAVRTDSGVGKRIFLHSTAAGKAILAHLPESRVHDIIETWGLPPVTSYTITDREELLTELETIKEQGYAFNREENLERLNAVGVPVRDPDGGVIGAMSVSGPSHRLKGQYFEQEIPDFLLGLANEIELNLAYPR; from the coding sequence ATGCCCAAAACGCCCACTACAACCGATAACATCAAATCGGTAGAAACGGCGTTCGCCATCATGGAACTGCTCGCAGAGAGCCAACAGACCGGGGTGACCGACATCGCCACGGAGCTTGAGCTCGCAAAGAGCACCGTCCACAACCATCTCACTACCCTGAAGAATCTCGACTACGTCGTCCGTGAGGGGGAGAAATACCGGCTGAGCTGGCGTTTTCTCAAGCTAGGCGAGGAGATTCGGGACAACCACCCGAAGTATCGACTGTTTCAACGGCACACCGAGAATCTTGCGTCACACTTTGAAGAGCGCGCTCAGTTCATTGTCGAGGAAAACGGCAAGGGTGTCTACCTGTTTCGTGAGACGGGAACGCACGCGGTCCGAACCGATTCTGGCGTCGGAAAGCGCATCTTCCTTCACTCCACTGCCGCGGGCAAAGCGATACTGGCCCACCTGCCCGAATCACGAGTACACGACATCATCGAAACGTGGGGGCTGCCACCAGTGACCAGCTATACGATCACCGATCGCGAGGAGCTCTTGACAGAGTTGGAAACGATCAAAGAACAGGGATACGCCTTCAACCGCGAGGAGAATTTAGAGCGGCTGAACGCCGTGGGAGTTCCCGTGAGAGACCCAGATGGTGGCGTAATCGGGGCGATGAGCGTGTCCGGCCCGTCTCACCGTCTCAAAGGCCAGTATTTCGAACAGGAGATTCCAGACTTTCTGCTCGGGTTGGCGAACGAAATCGAACTGAACCTAGCATATCCGCGCTAA
- the capB gene encoding caprolactamase subunit beta: MIQREIDPITLSVVQGALETAQREMTTTMMHTARSSVLNIARDYSNALFDAEGQMLIQGQDIPIHLGSLMPATKAIIERFKDDVKPGDVMYHNDPAYKGSHILDCCMYKPVFVDDELMYWTVSKGHVTDIGGPVPSGYNPEATEIYAEGLRIPPIKLWDGGELRTDVRDLLLANVRSSEDWKGDLNAQLGAVQIGERHLVQLVERYGADTVNACFDQLLDRAEEQMREEMMTIPDGTYTGTVPLEDSGHGLGEIDITAHVTIDGDEAHVELESPPQLPYYINSYEANSVSGIYLGFMMFMQLDPPYNEGLYRPITADVGEPGTMTNAQSPAPHVNCTTTPSETITDAVRTALEHAVPDRAVASWGHTSGVNIAGTKPDSGKPYTTMVLASIISGAGASNDDDGWHSRGPLCCFGALSSGDVEIMEHMYPFILHQYALRPDSGGAGHHRGGCGTIWEVEPRDHEMQVIMWGEGRKNETPNALGSYNTLTEPKLGRVEHLHADGDVDEYRENTIIEVSPGERAINYNPGGGGVGDPKTRPVEMVEEDLRNGIVTPLGATEEYGVAVNDDGTIDMEKTATLRASAEGEN, encoded by the coding sequence GTGATACAAAGAGAGATCGATCCCATTACCCTCTCGGTCGTCCAGGGCGCACTGGAGACGGCCCAGCGGGAAATGACAACGACGATGATGCACACCGCCCGGTCGAGCGTGCTCAACATCGCCCGCGACTACTCGAATGCGCTGTTCGACGCGGAGGGCCAAATGCTCATTCAGGGTCAAGACATCCCGATTCACCTCGGCAGTCTGATGCCCGCGACGAAGGCGATAATCGAGCGCTTCAAAGACGACGTGAAACCCGGCGACGTGATGTACCACAATGACCCGGCGTACAAGGGGAGTCACATCCTCGACTGCTGTATGTACAAGCCGGTGTTCGTAGACGACGAACTCATGTACTGGACCGTCTCGAAGGGCCACGTCACGGACATCGGCGGGCCAGTTCCGAGTGGCTACAATCCCGAGGCGACCGAAATTTACGCAGAAGGCCTCCGGATTCCGCCCATCAAGCTTTGGGACGGTGGCGAACTCAGAACTGACGTGCGCGACTTACTGCTTGCAAACGTGCGGTCGTCAGAAGACTGGAAGGGCGACCTGAACGCCCAACTCGGTGCGGTGCAAATCGGTGAACGCCACCTCGTCCAACTCGTCGAGCGCTACGGCGCAGACACCGTAAACGCCTGCTTCGACCAGCTACTCGACCGCGCCGAAGAACAGATGCGCGAAGAGATGATGACGATTCCTGACGGCACCTACACCGGGACGGTGCCGCTCGAAGACTCGGGCCACGGTCTTGGCGAAATAGACATCACGGCGCACGTCACCATCGACGGCGACGAAGCCCACGTCGAACTCGAATCGCCACCACAGCTACCATACTACATCAACTCGTATGAGGCGAACTCGGTCAGCGGCATCTACCTCGGATTCATGATGTTCATGCAACTCGACCCACCGTACAACGAGGGGCTCTACCGACCCATCACCGCGGACGTGGGCGAACCGGGTACGATGACGAACGCGCAGTCACCGGCCCCGCACGTCAACTGTACGACGACGCCGAGTGAGACCATCACCGACGCCGTCCGTACCGCGCTCGAACATGCGGTTCCTGACCGAGCAGTTGCTTCGTGGGGTCACACGAGCGGCGTGAACATTGCGGGCACGAAACCCGACAGCGGAAAACCGTACACGACGATGGTGCTCGCGTCGATTATCAGCGGTGCGGGCGCATCGAACGACGACGACGGCTGGCACTCGCGCGGGCCGCTCTGTTGTTTCGGCGCGCTGTCGAGCGGTGACGTCGAGATTATGGAGCACATGTACCCGTTCATCCTCCACCAATACGCGCTTCGACCGGACAGTGGCGGTGCGGGCCACCACCGCGGCGGCTGTGGCACCATCTGGGAGGTCGAACCCCGCGACCACGAGATGCAGGTCATCATGTGGGGCGAGGGGCGGAAAAACGAGACGCCGAACGCACTCGGTTCCTACAACACGCTCACCGAGCCGAAACTCGGGCGGGTTGAGCATCTGCACGCCGACGGCGACGTAGACGAGTATCGTGAGAACACCATCATCGAAGTTTCCCCGGGCGAGCGTGCAATCAACTACAACCCCGGCGGCGGGGGTGTGGGCGACCCGAAGACCCGTCCAGTCGAGATGGTGGAAGAAGACCTGCGAAACGGGATTGTCACGCCACTCGGTGCGACCGAAGAGTACGGCGTCGCGGTGAACGACGACGGGACGATTGATATGGAAAAGACAGCAACGCTGCGCGCGAGCGCGGAGGGTGAGAACTGA